The sequence ATCGCCTCCAGGGTGATGAACCGGTTCCCAACGTGGTGCTCAACTTCGCCGGGGTGACGTACCTCAACTCGTCGCACCTCGCCCAGTTGCTGAGGATGCGAAAGCGAGTCCAGGAGGCCGGCCGGGCCATCGTGCTGTGCTCGATGGGCGACGACGTCTGGTCGGTGATGATGCTCACGGGCCTAGACAAGGTCTTCCGCTTCGCCTCCGACCCGATGATGGCTCTCGCCGGTCTGCAGTTGGACGAGGGGTCCGAGGGTCGCCCCTGAGGGGCGGATTCGCCCTCGCGTTCGAGCGTGGCAGCCGGCGATACCCTCGCTTTGTGTCGACACTCCCAACGTCACGCACGCGACACTTGATCCTCATCGGTCCTCGCGGCGCCGGCAAGACCACCGCGGGCCGGGCCGTGGCTGAACGTGTCGGCGCCGGCTTTACCGATCTCGACGATGTTGTGCTGTCCGCTCTGGGCGTCGCCTCGGTTACCGAGGCCTGGGCACGGTTTGGCGAGCCCGCATTCCGCAGCGCCGAGGCCAACGCCCTCACCGCCGTAATGCCGAGCCCGCCGCGGGTCATCGCGCTGGGCGGTGGTACCCCGACAATCCCCGCCGCCGCAGCAGCCCTTGACCGAGCCCGCATCGACCGAAAGGCGATCATCGCATACCTGACCGCTCCGGCCGCGGTCCTGCATGCCCGGATC comes from Phycisphaeraceae bacterium and encodes:
- a CDS encoding STAS domain-containing protein — protein: MPKQWSDSILISELADEPELSEEFSAIFDRLQGDEPVPNVVLNFAGVTYLNSSHLAQLLRMRKRVQEAGRAIVLCSMGDDVWSVMMLTGLDKVFRFASDPMMALAGLQLDEGSEGRP